A stretch of DNA from Nonlabens ponticola:
TAGTTTCTATGTTTGTGATACTGACCGTTATCTGTGCTGTTCTTTATGGTTTTTACAGCTTGATTTACGGTATTCTACTAAGACGCTTGAAGAGAAATTATCAGGAATTGAAGAAGATGGAGGTTTGATGTTTGAATGATTGCTTTTTAAAATTAACGAGCTACACCCATCTAGATCTTCCCTCAAGGGAAGACTTTTTTATAACGATTGAAAAGTTTTCCCTTGAGGGAAATGTCTCGGTTTGACCGAGACAAAGGGTGTTGCGCATGAGTAGACTACAATCTGCCTACTGAAAACCATCAACTAATATACTTCCACAAACCTTTCTTGTTTTGCAAATGGTTCATGACGCGACGTACAGATTGATGCTTGTCTAGTCCTATCGATGGATCTTCATTCAGAAATTTGATCGCTGCGTTTCTTGCTTGTGCTAGTAACTCGTTATCCTTTACAATATCTGCGATGCGCAGCTCCATCACGCCGCTTTGTCGGGTTCCCATGATATCGCCTGGACCTCGTAGTTTGAGGTCCACCTCAGCAATTTCAAAACCATCTGTCGTTCTTACCATGGTTTCCAGTCTGGTTTTAGCCTCAGCACTCAACTTGTGACTAGTCATTAAAATACAGTAACTCTGGTCTGCGCCGCGTCCTACTCTGCCGCGCAGTTGGTGCAGTTGTGATAGCCCAAAACGCTCAGCGCTCTCGATAATCATTACACTGGCATTGGGCACATTAACACCAACTTCAATGACCGTTGTAGCGACCATGATCTGCGTTTCACCCTTAACAAATCGTTGCATCTCATAATCCTTGTCATCGGGCTTCATCTGGCCATGAACGATACTCACCTGATACTGCGGATTAGGAAACTCGCGCACGATACTTTCATAGCCATCCATCAAATCCTTATAATCTAGCGTTTCAGATTCCTGAATTAACGGATATACGATATAGACTTGTCGGCCTTTAGCAATCTCATCCTTGATAAATTTGAATACGCGCAGTCGGTCTTTATCATACCTGTGAACGGTTTGTATCTCCTTGCGACCTGGCGGTAATTCGTCAATGATAGATATATCGAGATCACCGTATAGACTCATAGCCAAGGTACGCGGTATAGGTGTTGCCGTCATCACCAACACATGTGGTGGAAAATCGTTTTTCTTCCACAGCTTTGCGCGTTGAGCGACGCCAAATCGATGCTGCTCATCAACAATCGCCACACCTAAATTTTGAAACTTGACTTTATCTTCTATCAGCGCGTGAGTTCCTATTAAAATATTTAAACTGCCATCTTCCAATTCTTCATGAATTACTCGTCTGTCTTTTGTCTTTACAGATCCAGTAAGCAACGAGACATTCAAACCCGTAGGTGCTAATAATTCTGAAACGCCAGCATAGTGTTGCTGGGCAAGAATCTCAGTAGGTGCCATGATGCAGGCTTGGAATCCATTATCAATAGCTAGCAAACAAGTTAAGACTGCAACAATGGTTTTACCAGAACCTACATCACCTTGCAGCAAGCGGTTCATGTGCGATCCATTTGCCATGTCTGCCCTTATTTCTTTTACCACGCGTTTTTGGGCGCCCGTAAGCTCAAAAGGCAAATTATAATTGTAGAAATTATGAAAATGGTCGCCTACGGTTTCAAATGCATAGCTTTTGATTTTGGTTTTTCTGATTCTGTTTTGCAACAGCAATTCCATTTGAATAAAGAATAATTCTTCAAACTTCAGGCGCTTCATGGCTTGCTGCAACGCCTTATTACTTGATGGGAAATGTATCTGATGCATTGCCTCATTCTTGCTCATGAGCTGCTGGTCACGCATCAAATCGTCAGGTAGCGTCTCAAAAAACGCACTTTTGATTTCGGAATATAATTGACGCATCAATCGTACAAAGTATTGATTGGTCAACTTACGTTTGACCAATTGCTCAGTCGATGGATAGATAGGCGTCATGGCTGTGTGCTGCCTACCCTTAAATTCCTTGAGCAGTTCTATATCTGGATGTGCGATGCTGTACATGGATCCGTAGCGAGAAACCTTGCCGTACACTACATAAACCTCATTGGTCTTTAAACTGTCTTTAAAGAACTTCTGACCTTTAAACCACACGAGTTCCATGCGACCAGAGTCATCTGCAAGAGTAGCAACGAGTCGTGTGGCTTTTCCTGCGCCAGCCGTTCCTATGGAAATTAATCTACCTATTACCTGAACTTGTGCTGCTTCAGGAACGAGCTGTCCTATTTTGTGAAACTTGGTGCGATCCACATACCTATTGGGAAAAAAGTTGGCTAGATCGCCGTAGTTTGTGATGCCTAATTCCTTGCGCAACAAATCTGCACGAGCTGGTCCTACACCATTTAGGTAATCGATAGGCGTGGTAAGAAAGTTGATAGGCATGCTCGCAATCTATACTCAAAGGTAGCATTGTACCTGCAAACAATCAACGCATGGTTAAACCTTGATCATACAAAACAGTCACATGCATGGATCCTCAAATAGAGGTATGACTTTTGTATTTTGCCAGTCCATGAGATATTTTTTTATTGCCCTTTTATTTTCTTTTTCCACCATCCTAGACGCTCAAGGAATCGAGCAGCCCAAGGTAGATTTTATTACTGCTACCGCGCAGGTTGAAGTCGATACAAGCATCACGTATATTAAGGGATCGGTTTCGTTTGAAATTCAGATTTTGGAAGATGTTGATACGCTCAAAATCGATGCAAGGAACTTAGATGATTTTCAAGTTACGTCTAGCACACATCCTGATCTTGCAAGCAGTAAGAATGATGCAGAAATTGTTGTGGTATCATGCTTTCGCGAAAGCAAAACAGCCCAAATCACTATCAACTACACAGCGACACCAACGCAGGCTCTATACTTTATTGACAAGGATGCTGACGGAAATTGGGACCAAGCGTGGACGCAAGGTCAAGGTAAATACACGAGTAACTGGATGCCAAGTATTGATGATGTGAACGAGAAAATGATTTGGGATATTTCGGTCATCGCACCCAACGGTCTCACGGCAATCGCCAATGGAAAACTCCTATCCAAAACCAGCGATCAAGATGCCACGACATGGAATTATGACATGACTAGACCCATGTCTAGTTATCTGCTCGCTTTGGCCATAGGCGATTATGCATCGCAATCCAAAAAATCAGAACGCGGCACACCACTTCAATTTTACTATTATCCAGAAGATAAATCTAAATTATGGTCCACCTACCAGCAGTCTGTTGAGATATTTAATTTTCTTGAAAAGGAAATAGGGATTGCTTACCCATGGCAAAACTACAAGCAAGTACCTGTCAAGGATTTTTTATATGCTGGTATGGAAAATACTGGAACTACCTTTTTTGACGACCAGTTTGTCCAAGACGCTGCTGGCGCGATAGATCGCAGCTATGTAAATGTCAATGCGCACGAGCTGTCACATCAATGGTTTGGAAATCTTGTGACTGCTCAATCAGGTGAACATCACTGGCTGCAAGAAGGATTTGCAACGTACTATGCACTATTAGCAGAGAAAGAACTTTACGGCAACCAGCATTTTATGGTCAAGCTCTATGAAAACGCTGAGGCTCTTGCAGACCAAACAAGAACTGGAAAAAGCATTGCCCTACTCGATCCCAAGGCTAGCTCACTCACTTTTTATCAGCATGGCGCCTGGGCAGCACACGCCTTGAGAGAATTGGTTGGTGATGCTGCTTTCAAGAAAAGTATCAAGGAGTTTTTACAGGAGTACTCTTTCAAGAGTGCGAGCACAGATGATTTGCTCAATATTATGACGGCAAACTCTGGCAAGGATCTTTCCTATTACAAGAAGACCTGGCTACTGTCTGAGCAATTCCCATCACAAGAAGCCTTGAGATTGTTGCGCGCAGATAAATTTATGGAAGAGTACTTGCAGTTACTGGCTAGACGTATTTCACCATTTGAAGATGCTTACAATAGTTATAAGGAAACCCTGAAATATCCTGTGAGCAAGGAAATGGTATTGGAAATGATCGCACAGCTTAATCTGCATGACGATTACCGCAAGTACAGTCTACAATCAACTGCTGCGTCTATCAATAATGCAGAAATTAGACAGTTGATCGCACTTACTACCAGAGAAGTCACGCCTGATAATCAAAACCTAGTCGCCGAATTGCTATTGGACAAATCCTACCTGACGCGAGAAAGCGCGATGTACCTGCTGTGGAATGCGGCGATCAACAAAGAGAAAATGCTGCGTACCGCATGGTCTGCATGGGATACCACAAATGAATCGCTAGAGATGGCATGGCTGGTATTAGCGATTAATACCGATGGCTTTATCGATCAAGAAAAATTGAGTTTTACCACTAGACTGCAGCAATTTACAGCTGCTAGTTTTGGCATTGAAACTAGAATGGCGGCTTTTGATTATCTAAAGGCTCTGGACTTTTTTGCGGAAAGTAATTATATTGATCTGCTGAACTCGGCAGCGCATCATAACTGGCGTTACTATACTTATGCTCGCAATTTGATAAAAGAATTACAAAAAGATCCTAAACACGCAGCTGCGCTAAAAGCTGCGATGGATCAGGTGAACGATAAAGCGAAAACAAAACTGGAACAAGTCCTAGACCTAGAGTAACTCCATTACTTCTTTACGAACCACGCTCAGCGCGGTTTCACTAGGCACACGACCGTCCATAAATTCATTGATGATAAGATTGCGCAACTCATCTGCGGTTTGCGTTTTATCACTCAAGGCGATTTGTCTTATTTTTTGAATGGTTGAGTTCTTTGCAGCTCGCACCACGTTCCAGCAATCATCAGTCACATAAATCTGTTGCGCGATGTTATGATCGTATTCCTGTTCAATACTAGCAACGAGCATGTTTTCATATTGAGCTTTACTCACATTTTCTGGCGAGGTGCGCACCAACAGACTGTTTGGCTTGATGCGTTCTAGAAACAAAGTAAGCCGTTCATAGGCAGCAAGTCTAGTTGGTAAAGCCTGCGCTTTTGTTTCCTTGAGAATATGATATTTCCTACGGTTTTCTTCATTTCCTAAGAATGACGAAATCAAGAAATAAGCTACAACGCCTACAATGATAGCAGGAACGATAGCAATGAGTAATTGGGCTGTAGTGATTGTCAAAATTTGAAATTATTTAGATCCACCTAGATGCACGCAATCCTTGAGATGCTGCATGCTTTGAAAAGCGACAGGTGATTTTTGATATTTGTATGTGTATTCCAGCGTTTGGGTCATGTTGTTGTCACCTATACTCACATCTACATCACGCATATCAAATTGGCATGGATGCTCATAACCGGCAGCATGTGTAATTTCCAACACTTCTTTATTGAATTTCTTAAAATAGCTAGCAAGTCGATCTGCTTTTTCTGGAACGACGATTCCTCGCTGCAACCACTTGTTTTGAGTAGCAACACCAGTAGGACAGGTATTATTATGACAAGCCTTTGCCTGAATACAGCCTATGGAAATCATCGCCTCGCGAGCTACATTGATACAATCGGCACCCATAGAAAATGCCATCGCGGCTTTGGCAGGAAAACCTAATTTACCACTAGCTACAAAGACAATATCATCAGTCATATCTCTAGCTTGAAATACTTGATATAAGCTGGAAAAACCGTAGACCCATGGTAGCGAGACGTGATCTGCAAAACTAGGTGGAGCCGCACCAGTGCCGCCTTCACCACCATCTATAGTTATAAAATCCGGGCCTTTACCTGTCACTTTCATGATATCTGCCAGTTCTTCCCATTGTTCTAGCTTGCCTATCGCCGCTTTAATTCCTACGGGCAATCCTGTTTCTTGCGCTATGCTTTCTACAAACTCAACCAGACCATCGATGCCTTCAAAAGCTGTGTGCGATGGTGGTGATAGCACATCTTTACCCATAGGTACATTGCGTATCTCACTAATTTCTTTGGTTATTTTAGAACCTGGCAGTACGCCACCTTTTCCAGGTTTGGCACCTTGCGATAATTTTACCTCAATCGCACGCACTTGTGGATGATCTTTTACTAGCTGCTTGAGTTTTTCCATGGAAAAGTTTCCATCGTCATCTCGCACGCCAAAGTAACCCGTACCAAAATGAAAAACCACATCTGCACCGCGCTTATGGTATGGTGACAAACCACCTTCACCAGTGTTGTGGTAAGCATGTACTTTTTTGGCACCATGATTCATCGCATCAATAGCCTTGGCGCTCAAACTACCGTAACTCATGGCACTAATATTAATGATGCTGGCAGGACGGTATGGTCTTTTTCTGTTTTTGGCCGCGCCCATGACCTTGGCACAAGGAACAAAATCTGGCTCTTTATCTACCTGACTTCCTTTCTCAACCTTAAAAGGCACCATGGCGTTATTGATAAAAATGTATTGGTGCGAGTAAATATCCCGATCAGTTCCAAAGCCCTCGTAGTTATTCTCATCCTTGGCACTTGCATAAATCCAACCACGCTCAATTCTATTAAATGGTAATTCCTCGCGATTATTTGCTACAATATATTGGCGTAATTCTGGGCCAATGCTCTCCAGCCAGTAACGCGCATGACCTACCACAGGAAAATTGCGCAGAATGATATGATTCTTCTGGAAAATATCTCGGATTGCTACTAGAACAATAAAAAACAACAGATACCAATACCACGCGATACTACCCAAAAACTCTAATACAGATTCCATTTAAATTTTAATAGAGCCTAAAAGTACGATATGCCTGTGGGTTTTTCATAATCGTCTATCGATGCAATAAGGCTTGTTTTGATTACGCTTTCGCGAAAGCATAATCACCCGAATCGAACTAACAAAAAACAAGAATCATCGTGGATAAAAATCTCACTGCACGCTGGTTGAAACGAAAGCCAAAACGTATCTTGTACATCGCCATAAATTTCACCCGATTTGCAAGACTATTTATCCCAACTTAATGAGGCTCAACGACTTCCCGTTTTACAAAAGGAAGGACCCATGATTGTAATTGCTGGTGCAGGCTCTGGAAAAACCAGGGTTCTCACGTTGCGCATCGCCTACTTGATGCAACAAGGCGTAGATCCGTTCAATATCCTCGCACTTACCTTTACTAACAAGGCAGCACGTGAGATGAAAAAGCGTATTGCAGATATCGTGGGACAAAGCGAAGCCAAGAATTTGTGGATGGGAACCTTTCACTCGGTTTTTGCTCGTTTGTTACGCATGGAAGCAGACAAGCTGGGCTACCCATCGAACTTCACCATTTATGATTCTCAAGACTCGCAACGTTTGACCAGCGCGATTATTAAGGAAATGGGACTGGACAAGGATGTGTATAAATACAAGCAAATATTTTCGCGTATTTCCAGCATGAAGAACAATCTGATCACGGTGCGCGCTTATTTCGCCAATCCAGAATTGATCGAGGCAGACGAGATGGCTCGCAGACCACGTTTTGGCGAGATCTATAGAGAATATGTCGAGCGTTGTTTTAAGGCTGGCGCGATGGATTTTGATGATTTATTGCTTAAAACCAACGAGCTAATCAATAGATTTCCCGATGTGCTAGCAAAATACCAACATCGATTCCAGTACATACTGGTGGATGAGTATCAGGATACTAATCACTCGCAATATTTGATTGTTAAGGCGCTATCAGACAAGTTTCAGAATATTTGTGTGGTAGGTGACGATGCACAGTCTATATATGCTTTTCGAGGTGCGAACATCAATAACATTCTCAATTTTCAGCGAGATTATGATAATGTGCAGGCTTATCGTCTTGAGCAGAATTATCGATCCACCAAAAATATTGTCGAAGCCGCAAATTCCATTATAGAGCACAACAAAACTAAACTTGACAAAGTAGTCTGGACGTCTAACACAGATGGTCCCAAAATCGTGGTGCATCGACTCATGAGCGATGCAGAAGAAGGTAGATATGTTGCCAGCAGTATCTGGGAAAACAAGATGAACCACCAGCTCACCAATGATAAGTTTGCTATCCTGTATCGCACAAATGCACAGTCGCGTGCGATGGAGGACGCGTTGCGCAAGCGTGATATTCCTTATCGTATTTATGGCGGATTAAGTTTTTACCAGCGTAAAGAAGTAAAGGATGTGCTGTCCTATTTGAGATTGATTGTCAATCCTAAGGATGAAGAAGCACTTAAAAGAGTCATTAATTATCCAGCGCGAGGTATAGGCGCCACTACTATGGATAAACTGATCGTTGCTGCCAAACAATACGACCGCAGCATCTTTGAAGTGATTGAAAATATTGATAGAGTTGACATAAATATCAACGGCTCTACCAAAACCAAGCTGCGCAACTTTGCCACCATGATCAAGAGTTTTCAAGCACTTGAGGAAACTCAAAATGTATTCGAACTCACAGAGTATGTCATCAAGAAAAGTGCATTACTAACTGAGCTTAAAAAAGACGGTACCCAAGAAGGTATCTCTCGCATAGAAAACATCGAGGAACTGCTCAATGGTATGCGAGATTTTGTAGAAGGACAAAAAGAAGTCGATGAAGCGCGAGGCTCATTGGCAGAATTCCTGGAAGATGTCGCCCTCGCAACAGATCTTGATAATGATAAAGGTGATCAAGATCGTGTGTCACTTATGACCATTCACCTATCTAAAGGACTGGAATTCCCGTATCTATATATAGTAGGGCTGGAAGAAGACTTGTTCCCTAGTGCCATGAGTATGAATACTCGTGAGGAATTGGAGGAAGAACGCAGACTCTTTTATGTAGCTCTCACACGTGCAGAACATCAAGCGTATTTAACGTACACATTAAGTAGATACCGTTGGGGAAAATTAGTGGATGCGGAACCCAGCCGTTTTATAAATGAGATTGACGAGAAGTATCTTGAGTACACCACGCCTATGGATGATTACCGCTATAAAAGCGCGCTTACCGATCATCTATGGGACGAACCAGACAAATCAAAACTGCGTCAGAGTAAGCCCAAGAATGGGACGCCACCTACAGTCAACAAACCTAGCGAAGAACAAATACGCAAATTGCGTAAAATGAGACCAGTCTCTACGGCAGATTCTAACGCCAATAGAAAACCAGGTTTTGAAGGCAAACTGGAAGCTGGAATGATTGTGGAGCACGCACGTTTTGGCCGTGGTGAGGTTGTCAACCTTGAAGGCGTTGGCGGCGAAAGAAAAGCAGAGATTAATTTCAAGGTTGGTGGTTTGAAAAAATTATTACTACGTTTTGCAAAATTGGATGTTGTTGATTCTTAATTGAGTTATTCTTATTAAATCACACGTTCCCTAGAGAAATTCGCAGTGATTTAGAGGTCAAATCTTAAAATTTGATGTTTTGAATCATTAATATTCATAACGAATTGCGATGCTGGCAATCTTCACGACTTTAGCCAGCTTAATTTGTGATGTATGAATAATGCCTTTATTAAAGGAACTGGATCTTATGCTCCAGAAAATGTAGTGAAAAATGATTTTTTTGAATCCGTAGGATCAAACGATGCGTGGATTTATAAAAATCTAGGAATTAAAGAAAGACGTATCTCTACTGGTGAGACCACCAGCGATCTTGCCACCCAGGCAGGAAAAAAGGCGATAGAAAATGCAGAACTTAGCGTTGATGATATTGACCTTATCATACTAGCTACCGCAACACCTGATAAACTGGCTCCATCCTGCGCGTGTTTTGTTCAAGAAAAACTGGGTGCTTTTAATGCAGTGGCTTTTGATATTTCTGCAGTTTGTAGTGGTGCTGTTTTTGCCACTGCTACCGCTGTCCAATTTATCAAGTCCGGTATGTATAAAAATGTACTGGTGATAGGTGCAGACACGTTTTCTAACATTACCGACTGGGAACGTCGTGACTCGGTATTTTTTGGCGATGGTGCTGGCGCGATGGTGATTTCGCATACTACAGAAGACAAAGGATTCATCGATTTCTTATTACATACAGATGGTCGCGGTAAAGATTGCTGGAATATTCCAGCTGGTGGCTCGCTGACGCCTACCACAACTGAAACCCTAGATCAAGGGTTACAGTATTTTCAAATGGATGGCCCAGCGGTTTATCAAACGGCTGTTGATGTGGTGCCTAAGTCCATCAATAAAATACTAAAACTCAACAATCTCCATATCGATCAAATCGACCATTTGATACCGCATCAACCTAGTGTGCGTATTCTGCAAAGTGTAGCTGAAACCGTTGGATTACCATGGGAAAAAGTGCATACCAATATGGATCGATACGCTAACACTTCCGGTGGCACGATTCCCATCATGCTGGATGAGGTACATCGACAAGGCCTTTTTGAAAAAGGGCAGCATGTGCTCTTTGCCGCGGTAGGTGCTGGCTGGACTTGGGGCACGGCGATATATAAGTGGTGATGAGATAATTTGATGATTTGATGATTTGGTGATGCAGTGATTTGGTGATATGTTGATGTGATAATGTAGAAATTGAAAATAGCACCTAAGTTATCACCTGTCTTTCAAAGACAACGGTCACACACTTTGAACAAAGAATCAACTTTGAAAACATGATAATGCCTATCGAATATCGAATATCGAATATCGAATATCGAATTACTGAATAACGAGAACAACTGTCAACTGTCAACTGTCAACTGTCAACTGTCAACTGTCAACTGTCAACTGATTACTGATTACTGATTACTGATTACTGATTACTGATTACTGATTACTGATTACTGATTACTAAAAACTGTCAACTATTAACTGACAACTGATAACTGACAACCGTAAACTGTCAACTGATTACTAAAAACCAACCACCATGCTAGAAGGAAAAACATATTTAATTACAGGAATTGCAGACGAGCACTCGTTGGCGATGTACACGGCTCGCGAGATTATTAAGAATGGCGGCAAGGTTGTTTGTACGGGTCTTGGCGTCAGTAAACATCATAGTGATCTCTCAGATAAAGCAAAAGCTTTTCTCAACCAAAACTATGAGGATTTCAAACAATCAGTTCAAAAAGAATTGGGCGATAGTCATACTGCCATACTGGACGTTACCATCGATGCAAATATTGAGAGCTTTGCACAGGAATTGGCAGATAAAAACATCAAACTAGATGGTTTCCTGCATGCTATTGCCATGGACAAAACCATACGCAAGAAAGAGGTAAAACCACTGATTGATGTGACGCTTCAGGAGTTTTGCGATACTATGGATGTGAGTGCTTATTCATTAATAAGTGTTACCAGACATCTTATAGAAAAAAACGTGTTACAAAAAGGTGCGTCGATCTGTTCCTTAAGTTACATCGCTGCGGCAAAAGTTACTTTTCATCCTTACCGAAACATCAGCATCGCAAAAGCCGCACTAGAACGTATCACCGTTGAACTTGCCGATGAGCTGGGCCGTAAACACCAGATGCGCTGCAACGCCGTGCGATTTTCACCTTTCATGGGCAGTAAGGCTGGTAATGCAACCTTGCGCCCAGAAGATGTTGAAACATCCAACCGTATGAGTCCGCTGGGCAATGCGCGTCCGGAAGATCTCGCGTTTGAAATTGTCCACCTTTTTAGACCAGAAAGTCGCATCACGGGCGAGATACGTCATGTTGACGGCGGCTACCATATCACTGGTTAATTTGTTGATGGGTTGTTGTTGTTTTGCTTTCGCGAAAGCAAAATATCCACTTACCTTAGCATATAAAACGAGCAGTAATGAAGAATCTGGCATTCCCTATCAATTTCAAATTTAGAGTCTCCACACTCGCTAACGATTTTACCGCAACAGATGCGGATGGTCGCGTGGTAGCTTATGTGCGCCAGAAAATGTTTAAGCTCAAGGAAGCGATCACCATTTACAGCGATACTACCAAAAGTGAAATACTGTACACCATACAAGCCAACAAATGGCTGGACTGGAGCGCGGCTTATGCCATGACAGATGTCAATGGGAATCAACTAGGTAAAATTGCACGCAAGGGCTGGCGTTCCTTATGGAAGGCAGAATATGCCATCATCGACCAAAACAACAACCATCAATACACGTGTAAAGAGGCTAGCGCCTTTTCTCGCATCGCAGATTCAGTTGTTGGAGAAATTCCTGTGCTGGGATTTTTCACGGGTTATCTCTTCAATCCTACCTATAATGTAATTGATAATAATGGTGATATCGTCGCTAGACTTAAAAAGGAACAGTCCATGCTGGGAAGAAAATTCCAGGTGATCAAGCTAACCGATCTAGATCCTGATGATAAAGAACGTATCATGTTAGGTCTCATGATGCTGGTATTATTAGAGCGCAGAAGAAGTTAATTTTAAAAATAACTACTATAAAGCAAGCTTTAGTTTTCACCTGTATTTTCCACAGTATTATAATTATAGCCTTTCCAAGTGGACATGGTTATGGTATTATGCCTTTTATTGAAATTATTAGCGTTATCCATTCTGTGAATGCAGAACTAGGAATAGACTCTTTTGAAAAACAAATTATATTACTGAGCTTGCTATCATTGTTAGCGAAAATTGTGTTTATCAGCGCTGTATTTTTTCAATCGATAAAGAAAAACAAATTTATCATACCGATCGGATTACTTTTCATGGCTATCTCTTTTATCAGTATTACTATTGCAACCTTTAAATACAACCTATTTGTCTTTACTTTAATGATTTCGAGCTCAATTCCATTCTTGATGTTTTATGGTAGACTCGTTCATAAATATTACCTATCGAGAAAGAACTTGTCAAACTGATCGAGCTATATTTACCGTAAACACTGTAAAATTGTACGAGTCCACCTATCCCAAAAAACGATTCAACATTACGCTAGATTTTCTATCTAAACATGTCTCAAAAGATGAGACGATTTTAGATCTGGGCGTAGAAAATCCGTTTACATCTATTCTAAAGGAGCAAGGTTATAGTGTGCAAAATACTTCTGGCGAGGATCTGGATGATGATGTGAGTACTGTCGCAGGATTTGATGGTGACGTTGTTACCGCTTTTGAAATCTTTGAGCATCTAGTCAATCCTTATGGCGTTCTCAAGGCCATACCATGTGATAAATTGCTGGTGAGCGTGCCATTAAAATTATGGTTTTCTAGTGCTTATCGCAATAAGAACGATATACGTGATCAACATTATCATGAGTTCGAGGACTGGCAGTTGGACTATGTGCTTGA
This window harbors:
- the recG gene encoding ATP-dependent DNA helicase RecG, which codes for MPINFLTTPIDYLNGVGPARADLLRKELGITNYGDLANFFPNRYVDRTKFHKIGQLVPEAAQVQVIGRLISIGTAGAGKATRLVATLADDSGRMELVWFKGQKFFKDSLKTNEVYVVYGKVSRYGSMYSIAHPDIELLKEFKGRQHTAMTPIYPSTEQLVKRKLTNQYFVRLMRQLYSEIKSAFFETLPDDLMRDQQLMSKNEAMHQIHFPSSNKALQQAMKRLKFEELFFIQMELLLQNRIRKTKIKSYAFETVGDHFHNFYNYNLPFELTGAQKRVVKEIRADMANGSHMNRLLQGDVGSGKTIVAVLTCLLAIDNGFQACIMAPTEILAQQHYAGVSELLAPTGLNVSLLTGSVKTKDRRVIHEELEDGSLNILIGTHALIEDKVKFQNLGVAIVDEQHRFGVAQRAKLWKKNDFPPHVLVMTATPIPRTLAMSLYGDLDISIIDELPPGRKEIQTVHRYDKDRLRVFKFIKDEIAKGRQVYIVYPLIQESETLDYKDLMDGYESIVREFPNPQYQVSIVHGQMKPDDKDYEMQRFVKGETQIMVATTVIEVGVNVPNASVMIIESAERFGLSQLHQLRGRVGRGADQSYCILMTSHKLSAEAKTRLETMVRTTDGFEIAEVDLKLRGPGDIMGTRQSGVMELRIADIVKDNELLAQARNAAIKFLNEDPSIGLDKHQSVRRVMNHLQNKKGLWKYIS
- a CDS encoding DUF7935 family protein, with product MTITTAQLLIAIVPAIIVGVVAYFLISSFLGNEENRRKYHILKETKAQALPTRLAAYERLTLFLERIKPNSLLVRTSPENVSKAQYENMLVASIEQEYDHNIAQQIYVTDDCWNVVRAAKNSTIQKIRQIALSDKTQTADELRNLIINEFMDGRVPSETALSVVRKEVMELL
- a CDS encoding FMN-binding glutamate synthase family protein, yielding MESVLEFLGSIAWYWYLLFFIVLVAIRDIFQKNHIILRNFPVVGHARYWLESIGPELRQYIVANNREELPFNRIERGWIYASAKDENNYEGFGTDRDIYSHQYIFINNAMVPFKVEKGSQVDKEPDFVPCAKVMGAAKNRKRPYRPASIINISAMSYGSLSAKAIDAMNHGAKKVHAYHNTGEGGLSPYHKRGADVVFHFGTGYFGVRDDDGNFSMEKLKQLVKDHPQVRAIEVKLSQGAKPGKGGVLPGSKITKEISEIRNVPMGKDVLSPPSHTAFEGIDGLVEFVESIAQETGLPVGIKAAIGKLEQWEELADIMKVTGKGPDFITIDGGEGGTGAAPPSFADHVSLPWVYGFSSLYQVFQARDMTDDIVFVASGKLGFPAKAAMAFSMGADCINVAREAMISIGCIQAKACHNNTCPTGVATQNKWLQRGIVVPEKADRLASYFKKFNKEVLEITHAAGYEHPCQFDMRDVDVSIGDNNMTQTLEYTYKYQKSPVAFQSMQHLKDCVHLGGSK
- a CDS encoding M1 family metallopeptidase, with product MRYFFIALLFSFSTILDAQGIEQPKVDFITATAQVEVDTSITYIKGSVSFEIQILEDVDTLKIDARNLDDFQVTSSTHPDLASSKNDAEIVVVSCFRESKTAQITINYTATPTQALYFIDKDADGNWDQAWTQGQGKYTSNWMPSIDDVNEKMIWDISVIAPNGLTAIANGKLLSKTSDQDATTWNYDMTRPMSSYLLALAIGDYASQSKKSERGTPLQFYYYPEDKSKLWSTYQQSVEIFNFLEKEIGIAYPWQNYKQVPVKDFLYAGMENTGTTFFDDQFVQDAAGAIDRSYVNVNAHELSHQWFGNLVTAQSGEHHWLQEGFATYYALLAEKELYGNQHFMVKLYENAEALADQTRTGKSIALLDPKASSLTFYQHGAWAAHALRELVGDAAFKKSIKEFLQEYSFKSASTDDLLNIMTANSGKDLSYYKKTWLLSEQFPSQEALRLLRADKFMEEYLQLLARRISPFEDAYNSYKETLKYPVSKEMVLEMIAQLNLHDDYRKYSLQSTAASINNAEIRQLIALTTREVTPDNQNLVAELLLDKSYLTRESAMYLLWNAAINKEKMLRTAWSAWDTTNESLEMAWLVLAINTDGFIDQEKLSFTTRLQQFTAASFGIETRMAAFDYLKALDFFAESNYIDLLNSAAHHNWRYYTYARNLIKELQKDPKHAAALKAAMDQVNDKAKTKLEQVLDLE